The Bos javanicus breed banteng chromosome 21, ARS-OSU_banteng_1.0, whole genome shotgun sequence genome includes a region encoding these proteins:
- the LOC133234300 gene encoding small ribosomal subunit protein bS16m-like — translation MVQLTTVLYRACHGGHLTIRLALGGCTKWPFYHIVVSPNKCPKDGHFMEQLGSYDPMSNNYGKKLIALNLDQMWHCIACGAHLSKPVEKFVGLSGYFP, via the coding sequence ATGGTCCAGCTCACTACTGTCCTCTACAGGGCCTGCCATGGAGGCCACTTAACCATCCGCCTTGCCCTGGGTGGCTGTACCAAATGGCCTTTTTACCACATTGTGGTTTCGCCCAACAAGTGTCCCAAGGATGGCCATTTCATGGAGCAGCTGGGCTCCTATGATCCAATGTCCAATAATTATGGAAAGAAACTCATTGCTCTCAACCTGGACCAGATGTGGCATTGTATTGCTTGTGGAGCCCACCTCTCTAAGCCTGTGGAAAAGTTTGTGGGTCTTTCTGGCTATTTCCCTTAG